Proteins from a single region of Pseudarthrobacter sp. NIBRBAC000502772:
- a CDS encoding NADP-dependent malic enzyme, whose translation MSIDVIAPTDNSAATALTEAEIFDAHQGGKLSVTSTVPLSNKRDLSIAYTPGVAEVSRAIHNNPELAKTLTWAQRLVVVVSDGTAVLGLGNIGAAASLPVMEGKSALFKTFGELDSIPLVLNTTDVDEIVETLVRLRPSFGAVNLEDISAPRCFELEEKLIEALDCPVMHDDQHGTAVVALAALTNAAKVTGRELADLRVVVSGAGAAGIAVAEILLAAGITDVVLLDSKGVINRERADIAADPQSKKSQMAERSNPRSVTGGPGEALLGADVFIGVSSSKLDEAHLKLMNADSIVFALSNPDPEVLPEVAAKYAAVVATGRSDFPNQINNVLAFPGIFRGALDAGARRITPAMKLAAARAIAELAEADLSVDYIVPSPLDPRVAPAVTAAVAAAVEAE comes from the coding sequence GTGTCCATTGACGTAATCGCACCTACAGACAATTCAGCAGCCACCGCCCTGACAGAGGCCGAGATCTTCGATGCCCACCAGGGCGGCAAGCTCTCGGTCACCAGCACGGTCCCGCTGTCCAACAAGCGCGACCTGTCCATCGCCTACACCCCCGGTGTGGCCGAGGTCAGCCGCGCCATCCACAACAACCCGGAACTCGCCAAGACCCTCACCTGGGCGCAGCGCCTGGTGGTTGTGGTCAGCGACGGCACCGCGGTGCTGGGCCTGGGCAACATCGGGGCCGCCGCCTCCCTGCCCGTGATGGAGGGCAAGTCTGCCCTGTTCAAGACCTTCGGCGAGCTGGATTCCATTCCGCTGGTCCTGAACACCACGGACGTTGATGAGATCGTGGAAACCCTGGTCCGCCTCCGCCCCAGCTTCGGCGCGGTCAACCTTGAGGACATCTCGGCCCCCCGGTGCTTCGAGCTGGAGGAGAAGCTGATCGAGGCGCTGGACTGCCCGGTCATGCACGATGACCAGCACGGCACCGCGGTGGTGGCCCTCGCCGCCCTGACGAACGCCGCCAAGGTCACCGGCCGCGAACTCGCTGACCTCCGCGTGGTGGTTTCGGGCGCCGGAGCCGCAGGCATCGCCGTCGCCGAAATCCTGCTCGCCGCCGGCATCACGGATGTTGTCCTGCTCGACTCCAAGGGCGTCATCAACCGGGAGCGGGCGGACATCGCCGCCGACCCGCAGAGCAAGAAGTCCCAGATGGCAGAGCGCAGCAACCCCCGCAGCGTCACGGGCGGCCCCGGCGAAGCGCTGCTGGGCGCTGACGTGTTCATCGGGGTTTCCTCCTCGAAGCTGGACGAGGCGCACCTGAAGCTGATGAACGCCGATTCCATCGTGTTCGCCCTCTCCAACCCGGACCCCGAAGTCCTGCCCGAGGTGGCCGCCAAGTACGCTGCCGTGGTGGCAACCGGCCGCAGCGACTTCCCCAACCAGATCAACAACGTCCTGGCCTTCCCCGGAATCTTCCGCGGCGCGCTGGACGCCGGCGCCCGCCGGATCACGCCCGCCATGAAACTCGCCGCGGCCCGCGCCATTGCCGAACTCGCGGAAGCCGACCTTTCGGTGGACTACATCGTGCCCAGCCCGCTGGATCCGCGCGTTGCCCCGGCAGTGACGGCCGCCGTAGCCGCCGCAGTGGAAGCCGAGTAA
- the rraA gene encoding ribonuclease E activity regulator RraA has protein sequence MTASAGNTNSPVNTADLYDERGEALASVSLQFQSLGGRSHFSGPVRTIRCFQDNALVKSTLATPGHGAVLVVDGGGSLGTALMGDMIAESAVANGWAGVVINGAIRDREAIAQLDLGVKALGSNPRKSAKAGAGEVDVDVVLDGVTFRPGVTVWCDPDGILVER, from the coding sequence ATGACCGCATCTGCTGGCAACACCAACAGCCCCGTCAACACCGCCGATCTGTACGATGAGCGCGGCGAGGCCCTGGCGTCCGTTTCACTCCAGTTCCAGTCCCTCGGCGGCCGTTCGCACTTCAGCGGCCCGGTGCGGACCATCCGCTGCTTCCAGGACAACGCCCTGGTCAAGTCCACCCTGGCCACCCCCGGCCATGGCGCCGTGCTGGTGGTGGACGGCGGCGGCTCGCTGGGCACAGCCCTGATGGGGGACATGATCGCCGAGAGCGCCGTGGCGAACGGCTGGGCCGGCGTCGTAATTAACGGCGCCATCCGCGACCGCGAGGCGATCGCCCAACTGGATCTGGGCGTCAAGGCGCTGGGCAGCAACCCGCGCAAGAGCGCCAAGGCCGGCGCCGGTGAGGTTGACGTTGATGTAGTGCTCGACGGCGTGACCTTCCGTCCCGGCGTCACCGTCTGGTGCGATCCGGACGGCATCCTCGTGGAGCGCTGA
- a CDS encoding MFS transporter — MSLSDTPAVPDPSAASAPEAGAGGPTAALAEPTQRVTARWVTGLVLVNVGINAAFFGPINIFIAQQAIGIDETNKEAIASLVLGCGAAVSLVANPLFGALSDRTVSGFGRRSPWVLAGAVLATAALLAMSGATAVALMVLFWCLVQLGANAAYAAITAAIPDRVPVLQRGGVGGLAALGQTAGILLGAVFGAVVSGNFMVGYTMCAAALLFSVVPYLFHRNDPPLPRELRPPFSWGSFLRGFWISPARHPDFAWAWLTRFLVNVCNQLTIVYLIFFLGDVLKHENPALGVLTLTGIYAALVMVTAVIAGPWSDRVGKRKPFVIASSVMIAMAGLTMAFFPVWTGALVGAAILGIGYGAYQAVDFALLTQVLPQAADRGKDMGVINVAASLPQVFATGLAFLAVTQFGGYVTLFTTAAVIGLLGAVFVVKIKGVD, encoded by the coding sequence ATGAGCCTGTCCGACACGCCCGCAGTACCGGATCCCAGCGCCGCATCGGCTCCCGAAGCGGGAGCGGGGGGCCCGACGGCGGCACTCGCCGAGCCGACGCAGAGGGTCACCGCGCGCTGGGTCACCGGTCTGGTACTGGTCAATGTTGGCATCAACGCCGCGTTCTTCGGACCCATCAACATCTTCATCGCCCAGCAGGCCATTGGCATCGACGAAACAAACAAGGAAGCCATCGCTTCCCTCGTACTTGGGTGCGGCGCCGCCGTATCCCTGGTGGCCAATCCACTCTTCGGGGCGCTGTCCGACCGGACGGTCTCCGGTTTCGGCCGTCGTTCCCCCTGGGTCCTGGCCGGCGCCGTCCTGGCCACCGCCGCCTTGCTGGCGATGTCCGGAGCCACGGCCGTTGCCCTGATGGTCCTGTTCTGGTGCCTGGTCCAGCTGGGCGCCAACGCGGCCTATGCCGCCATCACTGCCGCCATTCCGGACCGGGTGCCGGTGCTGCAGCGCGGCGGAGTGGGGGGACTGGCGGCCCTGGGCCAAACGGCGGGCATCCTCCTGGGCGCAGTCTTCGGGGCGGTGGTTTCGGGAAACTTCATGGTGGGGTACACCATGTGTGCGGCCGCCCTGCTGTTCTCCGTGGTGCCCTACCTGTTCCACCGGAATGACCCGCCGCTGCCCAGGGAGCTCCGGCCGCCGTTCTCGTGGGGCAGTTTCCTCCGCGGCTTCTGGATCAGCCCGGCCCGCCACCCGGACTTCGCCTGGGCCTGGCTCACCCGCTTCCTGGTCAACGTCTGCAACCAGCTGACCATTGTGTACCTGATCTTTTTCCTCGGAGACGTCCTCAAGCATGAGAACCCGGCGCTGGGAGTCCTGACCCTGACCGGGATCTATGCGGCGCTGGTCATGGTTACTGCGGTGATTGCGGGGCCGTGGAGCGACCGGGTGGGCAAGCGCAAGCCCTTCGTGATCGCTTCCTCCGTCATGATTGCCATGGCGGGCCTCACTATGGCGTTCTTCCCCGTGTGGACCGGCGCCCTGGTTGGGGCCGCCATCCTGGGTATCGGCTACGGCGCCTACCAAGCCGTTGACTTTGCGCTGCTGACGCAGGTGCTGCCGCAGGCCGCGGACCGCGGCAAGGATATGGGAGTCATTAACGTGGCCGCCTCGTTGCCGCAGGTGTTCGCGACAGGCCTCGCTTTCCTCGCGGTGACGCAGTTCGGCGGGTACGTCACTCTGTTCACCACTGCGGCCGTCATTGGGCTGCTCGGCGCTGTGTTCGTGGTCAAGATCAAGGGCGTGGACTGA
- a CDS encoding TetR/AcrR family transcriptional regulator — translation MPETLSAHPSMAARPSTPRQRLRYTRVLESAAGFARKGLESVDLAEISEKSGVPSGTVYRYFPTANHLMLSLYRQQLDELQGRARTSAASFGGRALTGVVMEIFHMRVMQPAVEQCLTRCVYLKDKDTTALLHEIDALSETAVATASDDAVAARVLLLTVTGLVQSVRNRRLSLFEAEEDLKKACTLLAPVASGARAAHRSA, via the coding sequence ATGCCCGAGACACTTTCAGCCCATCCGTCCATGGCCGCCCGGCCCTCCACGCCGCGCCAACGGCTGCGCTACACGCGCGTCCTTGAGTCTGCCGCAGGGTTTGCCCGCAAGGGGCTGGAGTCTGTGGACCTCGCGGAAATTTCGGAGAAGTCCGGCGTGCCGTCGGGCACCGTCTACCGCTATTTCCCCACCGCCAACCACCTGATGCTGTCCCTCTACCGCCAGCAGCTGGACGAGCTTCAGGGCAGGGCCCGCACGTCGGCGGCCAGCTTCGGTGGCCGGGCCCTCACCGGCGTGGTGATGGAGATCTTCCATATGCGCGTGATGCAGCCCGCCGTCGAGCAGTGCCTGACCCGCTGCGTGTACCTCAAAGACAAGGACACCACGGCGCTCCTGCATGAAATCGATGCCCTGAGCGAAACGGCTGTAGCCACCGCCTCCGACGACGCCGTGGCGGCCCGCGTGCTCCTGCTGACCGTCACTGGTCTGGTCCAGTCAGTCCGCAACCGCCGGCTCTCGCTCTTTGAGGCCGAAGAAGACCTCAAAAAGGCCTGCACCCTGCTTGCTCCGGTAGCTTCCGGGGCCCGCGCTGCCCACCGATCGGCGTAA